The nucleotide sequence CACTAAAATATGGCAACAATACGATTGGGCGACGTAGCCCCTGATTTTACAGCAGATAGTTCCATGGGAATGATCAATTTATATGATTATTTGGGCGATGGATGGGGAATTTTATTTTCACACCCGGCTGATTTTACCCCGGTATGTACGACCGAGTTGGGGACTGCCGCAAAATTCAAAGGTGAATTTGACAAACGAAACGTAAAAATGCTGGCACTTAGCGTTGATGGGGTTGCATCTCATGGCGAATGGATCAAGGATATTAATGAGACACAGCATACCACTGTTAATTTTCCCATTATTGCCGACGATGACAAAAAAGTTTCTACGCTTTACGATATGATACATCCAAATGCGAACGACAGTTTAACCGTGCGATCCGTTTACATTATAGCTCCGGACAAAACGGTTAAGCTCATAATCACCTATCCTGCTTCTACAGGGCGTAATTTTCACGAGCTGCTTAGGGTAATAGATTCATTACAGTTAACTGCTTACCACAAAGTAGCCACTCCTGCGAATTGGGAAAATGGAGATAGGGTTGTTGTAAGTCCGTCTATAAATACCGAGGATGCCAAAAAAATATTTACCAAAGGCGTGGAAGAAATCAAGCCGTATTTAAGGATGACCCCACAGCCGAACCTTTAATTTTATAATTCTACACTTTTGGTCACAATCAAATAATATAGTCTTCCCTAACTAGGGAGGACTTTTTTTTAGTTCTAAATATGCCCCAATCTTATTAAAAGAAATATGGGATACATAAAGAATTAATTATCTCACTTGTCTATTAAATGGACGGCCACTGCAATAACTTGATCGGGAATAGAATGAAAAATATAACAAAGACCATTAGAGCACAGTTGATTAGCAAGTTATTTTCTTTTTCATAAGTCCTGAAGGATTCCCTAAAAAAATATAACTATCAAAAAATCATGCAGTTAAATTATAAAACCTTATCTTGTGGGCTAATTTAATTTTTTTAATTTTTTATAATGAATAAAGGAACAGTAAAATTCTTCAATGACTCCAAAGGTTTCGGATTTATCACTGAAGAAGGCTCAAGCGAAGATCACTTTGTACACATTTCTGGTTTAATCGACGAAATTCGCGAAGGTGATGTTGTAGAATTTGAATTACAACAAGGTAAAAAAGGATTGAACGCAGTAAATGTAAAAGTGATTTAATAATTACGGTACAATTTTTTTAGAAAATAGAGCCCATCCTATCGGATGGGTTTTTTATTGGACTTTAGTGTAAATAAAAACACACCTCCTTATATTTTTAACATCCACTTTTCAATTCCAATTTTGCCCGAATTTTCAACCTAAAAGGTAATATTTATATTTTTTACGCAACCTTTCCCCTATTTCATCATCTTGCTTTTAAACACTGAATATACACCATTATAAATAACTTTAGCATGACCACTTTTTTCACTATTTTACTGTCCTTGTTGGTAATAAACATAGCCCTTTTAGTTCTAAGCCTAAATAGGACCAAAAGGTAAAAAGCAATTTCGAATTCACCGCTTCTGGCTTCACTTCATAATATAAACAATGGGGTTTAATACATTCGTCGGCTCCGAATTATCCGAACTTATAGTATAAAAAAAGGCCCTAATTTCTTAAGGCCTTTTTTATATGAATTGGAATCTTATCCTATCCCCATTAATTCAACGTCAAATATAAGGGTGGCATTTGGCGGTATAACCCCTCCAGCACCTGCGCTTCCGTAAGCCAAATTAGAAGGAATTACAAACCTGGCTTTGTCACCAACCTTCAATAGGCCAATGCCTTCATCCCATCCCGGAATTACCTGACCTACACCCAATTGAAAACTAATAGGTTCCTTTCTTTTATAGGAAGAATCAAAAACTTGACCGTTCAACAAGGATCCTTCATAATGGACAGAAACATTTTTTCCACTGACTGCCTTAGTTCCTTTTCCCTCTTGAACAATTTTATATCTAAGTCCACTTTCCGTTTCATTAAAGCCTGCGGCTACCTTATCCAATTCAGCCGCTATTTTTTTCTTTTCCTCGGCAAGTCTTTTTTCCCTTGAACCCTCAAAAGTCCTAAAAGCCTCTACCGCGTTCCATTTATCGGCTTCAGCACCGATTCTTTCTATGGTTAAACTTTCTATTTTATCTCCTTGTTTAATAGCATCTACTACATCCTGACCTTCTACTACGTGCCCAAAAACAGTATGCTTGTTATCTAACCAAGGAGTAGCCACATGGGTAATAAAGAATTGGGTGCCATTTGTTCCTGGACCTGCATTGGCCATTGAAAGTACACCAGGTCCGTCATGAGTAAGATCTGGATGAAATTCATCATCAAATTTATAACCTCCGTCACCGGTACCCGTTCCCAGTGGACAACCACCCTGAATCATAAAATCCGGAATAACCCTATGGAATTTTAATCCGTCATAATAAGGCTTACCTTGAGCTTTGATACTATTTTCTAGATTACCTTCCGCCAAGGCTACAAAGTTCCCCACAGTACCAGGGGTTTTATCATGGGTAAGCTTTACCAGTATTTCTCCTTTCGAAGTATTGAATTTTGCGTAAATTCCGTCTTGCATATCGCTGTTTTTTAATTAGTCTGCAAAGGTAAGGATAAGTTTTCTGTTTATAAAAAGCTCTATATATTAGAAAACATTAATCTATTTTCTAATATCCATTATTTACAACAAACTTCCTCCTGCCAAATATAATTCCTGTAATTAGGGGAAGTAACTATTTAATGCCATACTGATCAAACAAATAAATTAAACTGGCCATTGAGGCGGCTCCAAGTTCCAGCTCCCTTTTATTTACATGTGCAAAGGTGTCATTTGCAGAATGGTGATGATCAAAATACCGCTGACTGTCAGGTCTTAAACCGGCCAAAACAATATTATCATTTTTTAGCGGTCCAATATCAGCTCCACTCCCACCTTTTACAAACAGATGTACCAAATAGGGTTCGAACAAGCTTTTCCAACTCTCTATCTGTTTAAAATTTGCCTGATTACAATCAAAAGAAAAACCCCGGGGCGTAAAACCCCCGGCATCACTTTCAAGGGCAAAAATATGTTTCTCATTATTCTTAGAGGCTTGCTCCGCATACTTGGTTCCCCCACGAAGTCCGTTTTCCTCGTTCATAAAGAGTACCACCCGTATGGTGCGTTTAGGTTTGTATCCAGTAGCCTTAAACAACCTTAGCACTTCCATGCTCTGAACACAACCCGCACCGTCATCATGCGAACCGTCACCCAGATCCCACGAATCCAAATGTCCACCCACTACCAAAATTTCATTTGGGTAGGTACTACCTTTAATTTCCCCAATTACATTGTAAGAATCTACATCTGGCAACATTTTGCAATTTTGTCTAAAGAAAAAATTTATGTCCGGATTAAGCTTCAAGGTGGCACTTAGCAATTCGGCCCCATTTGTACTTATGGCCGCAGCGGGAATCCTGCTTTCCATAGGGGTATCTCCATAACTCATAGCACCCGTATGGGGAAAATCGTCCAACCTAAGGTTCAACGATCTTACTATAACCCCTACTGCTCCGTATTTAGCAGCTTCGTTGGCACCTGCATATCGTTGGTCCACGGAACCGCTATAAGACATATAGGTGTCAATATTGGTTGGGTCCATGGCTTTATTAAAAAATACAATCTTACCTTGAATTTTTTCTTTACCCAATACTTGTAAGCCCTCTATCCCTTGTACCTCCACGACCCCTGCCTTTATACCGCCTAGGGGAGTAGCTACGGATCCTCCCAGAGCGCATATTGGAACATTGTTGGTTAATCCCGGATCACTCTCAATATATGCAAATTCCGGTGTGCCCCTTACCCACTTTGGAACTTTAACAGGCTGAAGCCAAACGCGGTCCAGACCCATGGAATCCAGAATTTTTTTTGTGTAATCCACGGCCTTCTGTGCCTGCAAAGAACCTGAAAGTCTTCCTCCAATCTGGTTGGACAAATAGTTTAACCAAGCATAACCACTTCCATTGGTCAGGGCCGTATTATATATTTCATTAATTTGCTTTTGATCATTGTTCTGTGCTTCAATCTGTGTAGTAATTAGTAAAAATACCAACAATAAATACCTCATTCGTTTTCCAGTTGTTTTTTATATTCTTCTAAATTAGCCTTTATTTTATCATCCAGTTCTGGTTCCCTTATATCTTTGTATTTTTTTAACTCTTCATGTAAAATACTGGCAACTATTAACCTGGCAGCCTTTTTATTGTCCGATGGAATAACAAACCAAGGTGCATGTGGTTTTGAAGTATTGTTAAGCGCATCCTCATAGCATTTTTGGTACTTATCCCAAATAAGTCTTTCTTTTAAATCGCTAGGGGAAAACTTCCAATTTTTCTTCCTTAATTCCAACCTGCGCAATAATCGTTGTCGCTGCTCCTCTTTGGACAAATGCAGAAAGAATTTAAATATAATGGTTCCGTTATCCGCAATATGCCGTTCAAAATTATTTATTTGTTCAAAGCGTTTGTCCCAAAAACTTTGATCTATGTCATCTACACTATGGATCCCAGGAATATGTTCGTTCATAATATATTCCGGATGTACCCTGGTCACCAAAACATTCTCATAATGAGTACGGTTAAAAACCCCAAATTTTCCCTTTGCAGGCAGGGCAATATAATGCCGCCAAATATAGTCGTGCTTTAATTCCAGCTCTGTTGGCACCTTAAAACTGTGGACCACCACTCCCCTGGCATTAAAATCCTTGAATACCTCCCTAATCAAGCTGTCCTTTCCAGCAGTATCCATACCCTGCAAACAAATTAAAACGCTGTATTTGGCATGGGCATACATTGTATCCTGAAACTCCCCCAGCTCTATCCTAACGCTTTCCAGTACCTTCCTTAATTTTTTATCCGAGGACCCCAAATCTTCCCTCGTATTTAAATCAGATAATTTAATTTCGCTATCAACCCTGTAAGTCGCTGCTTCTATGTTCTTCATGAATTAGGTTTAGTGCTCCATTGTTGAGCAAATTAAAACAAAAAATATATGAAATTTTTTAGATTACCTAAAAGTCAGGTCTAGAATTCCCTTGGTCAACGGATTTATTCAATAATTGTAAATATTATGTTGACTTCCAAACCATATATTCCTATCTACGCTAGGAATAAGGAATTGCCTTACCCTACCAAAGAGAGATAGGAGCTTTTATGGAACTTTATCGATCATTTACAAGGAAACCCGGAACAAAAAATAACCATATATCCATAGAAAGTTTCAGTTGGTCTAAAAAAACGGTCCATAGCTGTACTTCATCGAAAAAATCATGAAAAAACAAAGTCGTAAGATTACCTTTACAAGGTTATATTTCCCAGTATAACAATAAACTAAAACCTACTTTATGAGACTTTCCGTTCTAGCTGTTTGTTCTTTTTTGGCGTTGTTTATTTTTTCTTCCTTTAAAAGTAACAAAGCCTGTGAATATGCCGGTTCCAATATTGGCTACATCCAATCACAAACTGAAAAGGCAATAGCCACCGAGGACATTAACATGTCGAAATATTTCGCCTATAAAGCGTTGAACGCCATAGTAAAATCCAAGTCGCAATTAAAGGATTGTGGTTGTGAGCATGCCATGGAACTTATAGACGAAAGTTCGGTTAATCTAACCAACGCTACCAGAGCTACTTCGCTGCCAGGTGTCAAAATATTACTAAAAAAGGCTTTGGACAATGCTTTGGGAGGTATGGAAGCCTTGCACGAACACGACTCCCATGATAGTAGGTACAATAATGATGTTCTGGCCATGAATACCAAGACTTCCATAGCCGAAAAAGAATCACACAAACCTCTGGATAACAATACCCTTGAAATAAAAGTGGATATTGCTTTGGAAAAGTTCAAAGAATCTCTGGACAAGGTGGTAGAATCTGTAGATTGTAAGGAGGCTACTGCATTTGCACAAAACGTTTATGATATCTGTGAACAGCAACTTATGAAGCCCAATCTTTCCGAAGGCAAAAAGTATTACAACTTAAAAACCAAGGAAATTGCTGCCAACGCCCTTAAAAAGTTGAGCGGCTGCAAGAACTAAGAATTACTGCTGAAAATAGTTAAATAGGGAGGGTTTAATTCCCATAGGACTAATTTTCCTTGAACTTTATTAAAGCCGTGTATTAATAGCTTTTAATTTCCCCATTCTTCCATAATCAGCCATATAGCCCGTCACAATATAGCCAAGTCTGCTTATTTACTGGCAAAAGATTTTACGTCTTCCTCGGTTACTTCATTACCCCCGAGTATTATAAGACGCTCAACAACATTTCTCAATTCCCTAATATTTCCGGTCCAATCATACCCCTTTAGCAAGGCAATGGCCTTTGCCGAAAATGTTTTGGGC is from Arenibacter algicola and encodes:
- a CDS encoding peroxiredoxin, which produces MATIRLGDVAPDFTADSSMGMINLYDYLGDGWGILFSHPADFTPVCTTELGTAAKFKGEFDKRNVKMLALSVDGVASHGEWIKDINETQHTTVNFPIIADDDKKVSTLYDMIHPNANDSLTVRSVYIIAPDKTVKLIITYPASTGRNFHELLRVIDSLQLTAYHKVATPANWENGDRVVVSPSINTEDAKKIFTKGVEEIKPYLRMTPQPNL
- a CDS encoding cold-shock protein gives rise to the protein MNKGTVKFFNDSKGFGFITEEGSSEDHFVHISGLIDEIREGDVVEFELQQGKKGLNAVNVKVI
- a CDS encoding peptidylprolyl isomerase produces the protein MQDGIYAKFNTSKGEILVKLTHDKTPGTVGNFVALAEGNLENSIKAQGKPYYDGLKFHRVIPDFMIQGGCPLGTGTGDGGYKFDDEFHPDLTHDGPGVLSMANAGPGTNGTQFFITHVATPWLDNKHTVFGHVVEGQDVVDAIKQGDKIESLTIERIGAEADKWNAVEAFRTFEGSREKRLAEEKKKIAAELDKVAAGFNETESGLRYKIVQEGKGTKAVSGKNVSVHYEGSLLNGQVFDSSYKRKEPISFQLGVGQVIPGWDEGIGLLKVGDKARFVIPSNLAYGSAGAGGVIPPNATLIFDVELMGIG
- a CDS encoding M20/M25/M40 family metallo-hydrolase; this encodes MRYLLLVFLLITTQIEAQNNDQKQINEIYNTALTNGSGYAWLNYLSNQIGGRLSGSLQAQKAVDYTKKILDSMGLDRVWLQPVKVPKWVRGTPEFAYIESDPGLTNNVPICALGGSVATPLGGIKAGVVEVQGIEGLQVLGKEKIQGKIVFFNKAMDPTNIDTYMSYSGSVDQRYAGANEAAKYGAVGVIVRSLNLRLDDFPHTGAMSYGDTPMESRIPAAAISTNGAELLSATLKLNPDINFFFRQNCKMLPDVDSYNVIGEIKGSTYPNEILVVGGHLDSWDLGDGSHDDGAGCVQSMEVLRLFKATGYKPKRTIRVVLFMNEENGLRGGTKYAEQASKNNEKHIFALESDAGGFTPRGFSFDCNQANFKQIESWKSLFEPYLVHLFVKGGSGADIGPLKNDNIVLAGLRPDSQRYFDHHHSANDTFAHVNKRELELGAASMASLIYLFDQYGIK
- a CDS encoding PPK2 family polyphosphate kinase; protein product: MKNIEAATYRVDSEIKLSDLNTREDLGSSDKKLRKVLESVRIELGEFQDTMYAHAKYSVLICLQGMDTAGKDSLIREVFKDFNARGVVVHSFKVPTELELKHDYIWRHYIALPAKGKFGVFNRTHYENVLVTRVHPEYIMNEHIPGIHSVDDIDQSFWDKRFEQINNFERHIADNGTIIFKFFLHLSKEEQRQRLLRRLELRKKNWKFSPSDLKERLIWDKYQKCYEDALNNTSKPHAPWFVIPSDNKKAARLIVASILHEELKKYKDIREPELDDKIKANLEEYKKQLENE